AATACTTACTTCAAAGTAAAAGTGCAAATTCAAATATTTATGTTCGCTATTCGATAAGTAGAACTTCAGTTTTTAAACGGAAAACGGGTTTTGTAATTAATCCAAAAGATTGGAGCGAAGACAAATCGCAACCAATTCAAAAAAACGAGGAGTTAAAAGCTTTAAAGTCTAAATTAGATAAATTAGCCATTTTTATAAATGATGCTTATAATAATGCAATAAGTAAAGGTGTTGAATTTACGGGTTCATGGTTACAACTTCAAATAGATTTATTCAACAATAAAATCGTTGTTGTTGACTTGGATATATTAACTAATTCTATTGATGAATATATTGCTAGTAATGAAAATTTAAGAAGTGGTTCGATTAAAAATCTAGAAAATCTTAAAAAGTTTATTTCAAATTATGAAAACGATTATTTGAAAGGAAAGCATGTGCTCATTAGAGATATTGATTTGAATTTTATTGATACTTTTAAAAAGTATCATATTAGTAAAGGTCGTTCTGTAAATTACATAGGAACTTATATTTCAATCTTAAGAGCTGTTGTTAATAAGGCTTCATTAAGTGGTATTCCAACACATCCTCAGTTTAAACAAATTAAGGCTATTAAAGAAGTCAAAGAACCTGATGAAGTTATTATATTAAACGAAGCGGAACAAGAGCTAATAAAAAATGTACTTTTAGTGCGTGATGCTCATATTAATGCTAGAAAATGGCTTTTATTGGGTTGCTTAATTGGACAGAGGTCAAGTGATTTACTTAATATAACAGAAAAGAATATAACAGATATTAAGGGTATGAAAGTCATTGAATTGAAGCAACAGAAAACAGGAAAACTGGTTGCAATTCCGTTGCTTCCAGATGCTCTTGAAATAATCGAAAATGGAATGCCATATAAAATCAATTTAGAGCATTTTAATAAATACAGTAAAGAGGTGTGTAAAGAAGCTGGAATTAATGCAATTGTAAAAGGGAAGATGCGCATCGATGGTAAAAGAATATTAACGGCAGGATTTTACAAAAAATGGCAAGTTGTCAGTTCTCATGTTTGTCGACGTTCTTTTGCAACTAATTTTTACGGGAAAATCCCCACGCCAGTTTTGATGAATATTACTGGACATAGTACCGAAGGTATGTTTTTATCTTACATAGGGAAAACAACCTATGACAATGCATATCAAATGTTAGAATATTTTAATAAGCTCGAGATTGAAACAAATGCTTAAGCAACAAGAAGTGCTGAGAAAAGAATAAATGCAAGACTCTAAAAAACACATTAATAATGTTGAGTCGATTGTTATAAATTTTTAATAAATAATCTGAACCGTTATCATACATTATGATAGCGGTTTTTTTTTATCTGAATATGAAGTTTTTAAAATTACTCATTGATTAACTCGCGTTTGTGTTAGGAAAATACTTTCAATTTGTTTTTGCAATATTTGTATTTTTTGCTATTAACAAGTTTTATATGGTTAAAATATTAAAATTAATTATGTTTATTAAGTTTATTTTAAATGATAAATCGGTATAAGTGTTAAATAATTAATTTTCAAATATAAATCAGTGTTTTTTTAACAAATAACTGTTAAAATAGGTTTTCGCCAAGATAGATACTGCAAGGGATTCAACTAAGTATCCTTGTTAAATCTATTCATAATGAAAAAAAACGTTAAAGTTAACAGTAAAAAACAGCAGGTGCTGTTAGAGATTATTCTTAATGAATTACTCGTGGTAAAAGAAAAATTACACGTTCAACAAATCAAATCAAATGTGATTACTCAGAAACCTCAACAGGTCAACATCTTTGGACTTGCTGAATATTTAAATGAGTCGCCACAAGCAATTTTTTTAAAAGTCAAACGAAAAGAATTGCCCTACACAAAATTTAAAAATCAAACAATATTTAATGTTGATGAAATTGATCTGTTTTTGGAAATTACAAATGACAATAATACTAACTGCTAAAGATAAAAACATGGTACAAACTCAAATTATACTAAATGGAATAACAATTGAGCAGTTAGCAGAAGCTTTAGCGCCGTTGTTGCAAACTAAGATGATTAATTCACAACAGACATTCCCTGAAAATATTACTAGAAAACAGGCTTGCGCAATTCTTAATATAGGATTAGCCACTTTGTGGAAACATACTAAGGAAGGTAAATTAACCTCTTACGGAATTGGTAATAGAATTATGTATAAGCGTGACGAGGTTCTACAAGCGCTTAAACCTCTAAATGTTTAAATATATGGGATTTAATCAAGACAACTGTGAAAGCGTTAATAACGCTACTGTAGACATAATTGAAATATGGGAAAAAGACTTTAAAGAAAAAGTAAAACGTAAATTCAAAATTACAAAAGCAAAATTTACGATAGATGACGCATTATTAAAGGGTGCAGAGATTATTAGCAGGCGAGATGAATCTTTTTTGAAAGCACGTCACTATTTAACTGAAAATAACCCAGAAAATAATGCTTTAATTAAATATATGACGGCTTTTATTGAATATGATACTAAGCTAAACGAAAAGTATTATCCGTACGATATTGATGAACTTAATTTACTATATGAAAAAAACACAAAATTTGATGAAAAAGGTGCTAGAAAAAAAGTTTACAATCGGTTTAATATACTATCATATAAAAACTATGTGATTTTTATGGTGTTGAAACTAGACGGGCAATATGATGCCGATTTAGATGATGAAATCTTTCGTGTTACAACAAGTGATAACAGAGAATATAATCCGCTTACAAAAATACCAAAGCAATTACGTGCATTTTTACCTTTTCGAATTAAAGAATATGATATTAAAAGTGCATTTCCAACATTCATTGATATTGAGCTTGAATGCAATCATAGACACAATATTTATGAAGTGATTGGTAAAAAAGAATTTGCGATGGCATTTAATGCAAACAGTGCAGTTGGTGATGAAAAATGGTATCGAAAAAATGTAAATATACTTAAGAAAGTATATGGAAGTAATGCTACGTCTGTCTTAACAATGGAAAGATATCAAAATAAAGGAAAAGCATTTAGAGATTTTGCAAAGCTCGAAAGGCAATGTATTCATGAATTCATAGAGTTAAATAATATAGAAAGTTGTGTAAGATTACACGACGGTATTTTTGTAGTAGAAGGTACTAAGTGTAATATACTGAACATTGGAAAAGTTCAATTCGTAGAAAAAAAATGTCTTCCTCCCATAAAAAGAGAAGGCGTGCCTAATTTGTTTTATCATTTCAATGATAAAGGTCAAACCATTATTACACCAACATCTATTGCTGATTATTTTATACAAGAAAATTTTCAAAGAATATCAACTAAAGCAGATAGAATAATTATTTTCAAAAATACTAATAACGTAGTAGAGCCATTTAATGTAAACACTGATCTATTATCAACTTTAAAACTTGGAATTATTGAATGTGGACAACAACGAGATAAAGTTATGAGTGAGATTTCGATTAAATACGATCTTATGATTAAACCAGCGTTACGTCTTATTGATCCAAAAGAATTAAAACTTTACAGAGATTCGCGAAGTAAGTTTGGATTACCATTCAAAAATGGTTTCTATTTAATGGATAAATCAGCACAAATTGAGGTGAAAGATTATAGTGAAATTGACGGTTTTTTTCCAAAGCACAAAATACAGGAACATGAATTTAAGTATACTGATGAGGTTGGTATGTTTGAAAGGGTTGTGCAGAATGTAAGTGATAATGATACCTTAGCTTTTCATTCTATGTTAGGATATTTGGCTCAATCATATAAAGATTCGAGTTGCTGTCCAGCAATTATTTTAAGTGATAAAAATGCTGATAATGTTAACAGAAATGGAGGAAGAGGAAAAACTTTATTTTTGAAGGCATTACAACATGTTTTGCCTGTAATGATAAAAGGTGGTTTAGAGTTTGATCCAAAATATACACATGTTTTTGCTGATCTTGAATCAGAAATACAATTATATGTTGTGGACGATACAATAGCTGGTTTTAAATTTGAGCAAATTTATACTCAAATTACTGGAAGTTTAGTATGTCAAAGAAAGGGAGTTAAAGCAGAAACGATACCGTTTGATTTATCTCCAAAATTTGTTTTTACGACAAATTATTTAGTCGGTCACAACAAAGAAAATAACTCAACAAATAGACGTTTTATTGAGTATCAATTTAATAATCACTATAATCAAACTAACACGCCAAAGAAGGAATTTGAATGTACTCTATTTGAAGATTGGGATAAAAATGAATGGAATCGATTTTATTCTTTTATTTATCGTTGTGTTGCTGTTTACTATAAACATTCAATTATTTCTCCAGTTTACAATAAAGAGGATGACAATTATAATATACTTTTTAATGATGCTGTAAAACAGGAGGTGTTTGATGTTGTTATGAAAGAGGTTATGCGTAAGAATAATGAATTTACTGTAAGTGTTTTCTTGACTGAATATGGAAAACTAGATCATATACACACTAGTCCTAAATATTTTACAAATAAGAACACGAAGTTATATATTGATTCATGGTTTAATAAACAATTAAGTATTAACGATAGTATGAAATGTTGGACATACAGGAAAGATAAAAGAAAGTGGTTTCTCAAAGATAATATGTCATTGAATTCATTATTAGAAAAATTTGTTCAACACTCTGAATGATTGTAAAAATGTTATGTAATATTACTATTAACTTACATTGCCCTTTACATGTGTGAACCTTTGTATTAATTGATTTCTTACATTAATTACACTTAAAATATAATATTGACTTTAAAAATAAAAATGGTGATTATAGAAAACTTATATTTTGCATATTTAATTATGTTAATATAAGTTTTCGTTTTTATGTCATTACTGTAATTTTGTTTTTAATGTGTTTATTATTAGTTGTTTAGTATTTGTTTTTTGTGTAATGAGCTGTGTTTTTATTCCCTATCTTCATATAGTTACTCTTAATAAAAAAGGTAAAAGGAGAGGAAAAAAAATATAATATCAGTAAAAATAGCTTTCATCTGTAGATTATTATTCACTTTTATTTTTTCGATTTAAAGAATCATTTATTATAAGATAAATCTGGCTAATCGGAAGTGCTTGTAATAGTTCTTTTAACCTTTTTACAACTGTATAAGATTTCTTGTTTGGCATTATCCAAAAAATTATTATCAGTAATAAAATAAAAGACAATATAATTAATAGGTTAATTGTAAAGGGAGGAAGCTGACTCATTGCATTTTCATTTATTGTTGAGTCAAATTTATAGAGATATAAAAAAGATATCCGTTCCTACGCGTTCCGGAACGCCTAACCTAACAATTTTGAATGTGGAATTTTAAATCCTTCTTTGTCAAATGTTTTTTGACTTTCAATAAATTTTTCGTCATCTGGATTTAAATATTTTCTTAATGTATCTTCAGTTCCTTCGACTTCAAAATTTTGTCTGATTAATTTAGAAAATGCGGTATAATTTATTTCTCCATTTCTGCCTTTTGGCGCATCCAAGTATCCGTTTTGAGCAAGTGTGCCCAGGACAAAACCGATATGAGTTCTTTTGCCAGTCCATTTAATTTTTGGATTTATTTCTTTAGATTCTTTTATGTCCACTATCATATTTTGAATTTTGATTAGTTCGAGAATGAATTTATATCCGATCAAAAACAATGATAAAGGTAAATTACTTAGAGTTTTGAATCTTTTCAAATGAAATTCATTAAAGTAAAAACTTTCAATATATGTTGTTTTTATGTTTTCATTCTTAAAATCAAAATTGCTAAAAAGAGTCGATATCTTATTACCTATTAAAAGATCATCAAAATGTATTTTAGAGATATGTTTATAATATAAATCTTCAACCTCAGCATTATCTAATAAAAATGAAAAATATCTAGATTTTTTTTCATCAACATAAAAGTCAGACTTTAAAGTTTTTAATTGAATCTTGATGGCTTCAATATTAAATTTTATGAATGAATCAAAATTGTCAGGGTCTGATGTTGAGAGATTTAAGTAAATTTCACTTAGTGAATCTTGATAAAGTTTTTTTATTTCTTTAATTATCTCTTCTTGTCTTATTTGAATTGTTTCTAAACTTTTTTCATAATAATCCTGATTTTCATATTCCACAAGTACGTAATTTTCTACATAATCTATATCTTCGGAACCAGCCAAGATGATAAAATCGAAATAATAATTTTTCCCCAATGCTTTAATAAATGATTTAACTATTTTCATAAAATTGTTATTTTGCTACTCGAATGTTTGGATTTCCATAAATATGCATTGCTAATTTACCTTCGGGTACTATAAAAGCTGTTGAAATATTTTCCTTGTAGTCTCCCAGATCTAAATTAGCAATATGTACAGCTTCTGAAATCTTATACCCCTCATTAAAAGAATTCAGAAAGCTTTCCAACCAATAAGATGGAATAGTTATATCTAAACGCCAAAAAGGAGCAATTACGGCTTTATATCCAAGAGCAAGAATGTCATGACATAGTGAAGAAACACCCTGTGCAAAAAAATCTTCATTGACAACACCAGAATTGCAAATAAATAATATTGCTATTTCTCCATGTCCAAATAAATATTTTGTATCAATAATGGCACTTTTTGAATCATGATTTGTATAAATACCTTTAAAGTCCATGAATCCTAATTCGCCATGAGCTAAAAAAATATTTACATCTGTGTCAATTTTTTTCTTTAAGTGACGAGATGTTAGAATGTTTGTTTTCTGTTTTTCCAGTACAGGTTTTATATTTTTAAAACTTATGTTTATTGGGATATCTTCATCTTCAATTGGTATCCACGCGGTAGAGGTGAACTTTTCTTTTATTAAATATTCATTACTGTTTTTAATAAACCATTCTAATGAAATGATATTTGTAAAAGGAACCTTTGAGTTTAAAAAGTCACCTTTATTTATTATTAAATTTGATGAAAACTCTGAAAGATCAATTGAAGAACAAAAGAAAACTTCTTCATAATTTTCAGTAATCTCAAGGTCAGTGAATGCAAATGTTTTCAATGCATTTCGATAAGCATCATCTTGCGCTCCAAGATCAAAGTAATTGTTAGAACTGAAATAGAAGTCTTTCTTTGATTTTGACCACAGTTTCATTTGTTTGATATCCCATTTTTTTAATTCTTTCAATGAAATATTTTTTTCACTATTTATTGTTAAAACATAGATATTCGAGTTAAGATTAAATAGCCAAACCAAGAGATGATCTTTGGTTAGAATAACTTCTCCATTGATGTAAGTTAAATAATTATTTAATTTACTTATTATTTCTTTATCAGGTTCAGGTGTTGATTTTACAAGAGTATTAAAACCGTGATACTTGTTATTGAAAGTAAGATTGTTGTCGTTAATTACTATTCCACAAAGTAATACACCTTCAATGTCTTCTTCTTTTAATGCTTGTGATAGTAAATTTTTTGTTTGAAGTTCTAAGTGCTTAACTTCAAATTTAAAGTCATTTGAAGAATTTGTTTCAAAAACACTTATCAGTGAGTTTATTAGGTTTTTTTTATTGTTTTCTTCATCTCCAAAATGTTGCGCTAGAAGAGTTGAAACTATATTTGGGTCTATATTGTCTTCTAATTTTGATATAATATTTTCAAGTTGTTCATGAGATTTTATATGAAAATGCTCTTTGTAGCGCTTTAGATTATATAAATAATTTAACCAAGGTATAATACCGTTGTCTTTAAAAGATATTATCTCGTTTATCTTTTCATCAAGATATTGTAAAGACTCATCAACTATTTCAGGTTTCTTGCTTGCAATTTTAAAAATACCTAAATAGTAACTTAATTTAAATTTTTGTTGATCATATGCTTTTAGTTTGAGTTTATCAATTGTTTTGTTAAGGTTTTCCATCATTGGAAAAAAATTGAATGTTCTGTAGAATTTTAATGCATTGTGCAATAAATCATTTTGAACAGAATATGTAAAGGTTTTATATCTTGATAACGAAGTGTAATATAAAGCTCCATAAATAGATGCCTCATATGGACTATTTTGATAGATAAAACAATTGAATAGTAATCCCCAACCATAATAGTGTTTTTCTTCTTGTATTGAGATTACCAAAATTTCTTCGGAAAAATTTCTAGCTCGTTGATATTTGTTGTTAAAATTAAGTGTATCAATGAAGTTGTGACATAATGTAAAAAACTCATAGTCTAGTGAGTATTTATTTTTAAAAGCCTTTATAATTGTTATTTGTAAAAGAAAATCTTCGATCTTTTGATCAGTAATTTTTTCAGGCTTTAACGTGTAAAGAATATTTAAAGCAACGGAAATTATTTTTTCTTCTTCTTCTTTTGTAAGAAGGTTTTCGGGTATAGTAAAATCATATAACCTAAATAAATTGGAAGGTTTTGATTGGAAGATTTTGGTCAACAATACAAAGAATTCGTCGGGTTCACAGCTAACCAAATGAAATGGTTTATCTTCAGTGATATTCAGATATGAAATATTTGAAAATGATTTGTTTAGAGAATTTACCATATGTGCAAAACCTTCAATCTTACATTTTCGAATAATTTCTAATAAATCTGATTTGTAGACTGATATGTCGTATTCTGCATATGCTATTTGATTTAGAATGTTCGAAATGGAGTATTCTATAGATTCGTCGTATAATTCTTTAGTTCGCTTATCTAAATCGTAGTAGTATTTATTATTTAGGGCATTTTCAAGAATTACCAAACGATTAGCTATATGGTCTCCCTCGTCAATTTTGTCGATTGCCTCAGTTATTATTTTTGGAATAAAACCTTCTGGTGTAAGGTTAATTTCTTTCCAAATCATTCGCTCCCGAATAACACTAATTGGCGGAGCGAAGGATAGAAAATTTATAAAGTTGTTATTAAATTCATTTTCGTCTTTATAATAAGTTATCTCTGCATATTCTTTTTGTATAGGTTGGTTATTCTCGTAAGAAAACAACCCTCTTTTAAGACTTCCTGATTCTATGTAATTTGTTAATAATGAATAGTCAATAATTGATATTCCATTAATGTTGAGATTTGAAAATTTATTGTAGTTAGAAATTATTACAGGAACTATTTTTTTTTCCGAATAATAATCTGATAGGACTTCCATTTTTTCGACTAATGAAAATGTAGATTCAGAAATTTCCAAAATTGCATTATGTATTTCTTTTGACTCTATTGGAAAATCAAAACATTTTGTTTCTATTAGAATATAGTAATCTTGAAGTTCAAAAAATAGATTATTGTCAAGATTAATTAGGTTGTGTAAATGATTAATTTCGGTTTTTTTAAAATTGAATTTTATTTTCAGTGCTGTTAGCTCTTCCTCAATGTAATTTTTTAAAATTTGCGCTCTCTTTTTATTATCGTGATTTGCTTCGAGTAATATTTGCTCATATAAGAGTGTATAATTGGGTGCGGACAATGTTGAAATACAGAAATATATATCATTGTTAACATCAAATAAAGGTCTTCTCCAAAGATATGGTCGATCAGAACTAGAAGTTAAAGCTTTCAGAATCTTTCTTATCAATATTTCATCAAAATTTGTACATGTTTTTAAGTAAGTGATTAGATGATCTTTTCTAATTTTTGCTGGAGATTGATTAACGGATGTTTCTTTTGAACTTAAAGTTTTATTTTTAAATAAAATATAGGTTAATTCAACAATTGGAATTAAAGCGCTATTTAATTGCTCAAGAGTTAATCCGTCATAATATTCTAATTTTTGATTTTGGTAATGATAATATTTACTTAATAAATGTGTAGAGATTGACAAGTTTACATCTGTTTCATCAATTGATCCCGTCACTAAATTTATATAGTCTGAACTAATTTCGCAGTTTGTGATGCCAATCTTTTTTTTATTCAACTTTTTGTAAATATATGATAGTGGTAATCTTAATTCATAAAAGTTACTATGTGTTCTGATTTCAGATGCATGGTTTAGTAGTTTTATCCATTTTATTCCTGATATAATTTTTAATACTTCTGAGTTTTCACTTTCCTCTAAATTGCCATTTTCATAGATTAAAATTGCGTATGCGGATTCTATGTTTAAAAAAATATTTGCATAATTCCATATCAAATAGAAAAATTTTCCCAATTCTAAGTCAGTAAAACTAATACGCGGATAGTAATCTGTGTTAGTAGGATTCCATTTGTTGAATAGTGATATTAAATACCCCAAAATATCACCGCCTACTTCAATCATATGTTGCATTGAAACTTCTGAACCATCTTCTGAAATAAATTTTGAAAATTCAATATCACCTTGGTGAAAAGCTATTTTTCCTCCCATCAATTGTTGGGTAATTAAAGGTATGATCTCGAGATGATTTTTGTTAATGCTTTTAAAAAGAAAATCTAGTAATTCATTCTTTGTAAAATTCATTTCTAAAAAACTATCAAAAATGTAATTTTGAATTTCATTTGAAATCTTATTGCAATCTATAATAAAATTTATAATGCTTGTTTCATTTTTTGAAAATTCCTCTCCGTTTTCAGATATTATTTTTTCTGGGTTAAAATCTTCTGAAAAAGGATTTGCAAAATCATATTTTAGGATATTTAGAAGCTTCTCTGATATAGCGGACTCTGACATAATTTTTAAAGTTTTATCAAAATAGAAAATACCAATTTACATTTTATATTGTTTGTCATACTATTTTTATAAAAAAAGATTGGTGAAAGATGTTAGGAATTTGATAGATTTAGTAAATGAAATAATAAGTAAGATTTAAAAGTAAAACCAATTTATTATTTTGGTATTTTATAATTAGCAGATTGTAATCAAAAAGATTGTAAGAATAAAAAACGAAAAAACCGAGTATTGTGTAATTGTTATAATCCATCAATTAGTATGTCAGAATTAGTTAAACGACAACATTTTGTTCCTAGAACTTATCTTAAACACTTTGGAATTTTAAGAGGTAAAGAGTTTTTAATAAATGTACTGCCAAGTTCTGAAAATGATATGACTAAAGTATTTCAGACAAATATCAAGCGGATTGCTTTTGAAAATAATCTTTACACTATGCCAGGCGAAACAATTGAACAAAAAATGGCAATTGAAAAATTTTATGCAGATGAATTAGAACAACATTATGATAGGATTTATCAGATATTAGTTGACCCAACTAGAAATACAATAACTTCTGAGGAACGAGATTTAATTATCTCAACAGTTGTAACAATGTATTATAGAACTACAAAATGGGTTAACCTTAGTAAAAACCTGATGAGCAGAATTT
This portion of the Flavobacterium panacagri genome encodes:
- a CDS encoding phage integrase SAM-like domain-containing protein, which gives rise to MATLKYLLQSKSANSNIYVRYSISRTSVFKRKTGFVINPKDWSEDKSQPIQKNEELKALKSKLDKLAIFINDAYNNAISKGVEFTGSWLQLQIDLFNNKIVVVDLDILTNSIDEYIASNENLRSGSIKNLENLKKFISNYENDYLKGKHVLIRDIDLNFIDTFKKYHISKGRSVNYIGTYISILRAVVNKASLSGIPTHPQFKQIKAIKEVKEPDEVIILNEAEQELIKNVLLVRDAHINARKWLLLGCLIGQRSSDLLNITEKNITDIKGMKVIELKQQKTGKLVAIPLLPDALEIIENGMPYKINLEHFNKYSKEVCKEAGINAIVKGKMRIDGKRILTAGFYKKWQVVSSHVCRRSFATNFYGKIPTPVLMNITGHSTEGMFLSYIGKTTYDNAYQMLEYFNKLEIETNA
- a CDS encoding helix-turn-helix domain-containing protein; translated protein: MTIILTAKDKNMVQTQIILNGITIEQLAEALAPLLQTKMINSQQTFPENITRKQACAILNIGLATLWKHTKEGKLTSYGIGNRIMYKRDEVLQALKPLNV